The DNA segment GGAAATAGCGTCACGCGGGATGGCGGAGGACTCGACCGCGGAAACAAGGGACAGCGCGGATGCCGGGCGCGAGGCGAGCAGGGCGAGCGCGGCATCCCATCGGTCACGCGGCAGCCGGGGAAGGGCTGCGGTGACAGCCGCTCCGATACTGGAATCATCGTAGAGCGTCAGGGACGCGAGGCTGGCGTTCGCCAGATCCACAGGCGAGGCGGCGTCCGTTGCGATGGCGAGCAGCGCGGCCCTCGCTGGCGGGTGCTGGATCTCACCGAAGATGCGGGCCAGTTGCAGGCGTTCCGGTGCGGGTGCCTGCGGGTTGGACAGGATGGCCAGCGCCTCATCCAGCGCGGCGGCCTCTTTCTGGCGCAGGCGCAGGTGGAGGGAGCCTTTCCCCAGCTTTGCCATTTCCTCCGCCAGTTCCGGAGGGAGCGGCGGCAGGGCGCGGCCCTGGAACGCCTGGCCGAATCCTTCCATCAGCGCGGCCTTGTCCTCCGGGGTGGAGGCCAGCGCGAGCAGGCGCGCGGCGCGGATGAGATCCGTGCGGGTGCCCGCCGCGGCGAAGCGGCGCATCAACCGAGGGGTGATGTGGGTGCGGACGATGGAGCGTGCCCACAGCTCGGGACGTTGCTCGAACAGGCCGGTCACCTCGGCGGCGGACGACTTGCAGTGGGACTCCAGGACGAACCACGCCATCATCGGGATGAAGGCATCCCGGGCATCGATGTCCCGTGAAAGGATCTCCGCGACCAGCGGCAGCGCCTGGTCTCGCCCCAGCCGCCGCGCGGTGGAAAGGATCTGGCAGCGCACCTCCGCATCCGGATCCGTGGCAGCCAGCGTCAGGATGGTCTTGTGGATGCGGGGCGTGAGTTGCTTCGCGTCGCCGAGCAGGCGGATGGTCCATGCACGCACCATCGGCGCGGGGTGCCGCAGGCACTGGAGGACCAGCGTTTCATCCAGTGCGCCGGTCTGGTGGAGCACCCACAGGATCTCCAGTGCGGGGTGCGCACTTCCAGCAGGCGCGGAGAGCAGGGCGGCGGCATCCGGGATCGTCGCCTTGCGCTCGGAAAGCAGACGCACGGCGGTCTGGCGGTGCCAGAGGTTGGAATGGGAAAGCGTGGCGATCAGTTCCGCGTCGGTTTTTTTGGAAAGATCGGTGCCGCGCTCCAGCGGCAGATCCTTTCCGCGCAGGCGGTAGATGCGGCCGGTGAAGGGATCGATCTGCCCTTGGTAGTTCTGGCCGTGAGCGATGTATTCCTCGCGGAAGTCCGCGATGGTGATGCTGCCGTCCGGGGAGGGCGTGAGATAGACCGGGCGGAAGGTCACGTCATCGCTGGTCAGCGCGGGATCGACATCCGTGGTGGAAAAGGTGCTGCCGGCGGGGATGCGGGTGGAGGCGGTCAGCTTCCGGTGGAGGGGATCCGCACCCATCAGCAGGCCGCGCCACTTTTCCGGAATCGCCGTGCCTTCCATCATGATGATGTTGTGCGTGAAGCGGGCGATGGGATGGCTGGTCGCCATGTCCTGCAGCTCGCCGAAGGAGTAGGGATTCGTCGGCGGGCCGAACTTGTCCGGGGAGGTGCCCTGCTTCAGGTAGAGGCCGTCCTGAATGTGGTGCCAGCCGCGGGTGTTGCCGCCGTTGTGGCCACTGAAAAGGCGCCCCTCCGCATCGAAGTGCAGGCCGAAGGTGTTGCCGCTGCCGTCCGCGAAGATCTCGAATGCCTTCGTCGCCGGGTGGTAGCGCCACACCGCGCAACCTTCCAGATAGATCAACGGCTTGTTCGTGCCATCGATGCCCGGTGTCGTGTCGATGTGGCTGCTCACGGTGCTGCCCTGCGCGCCGTAGAGCCATCCGTCCGGCCCCCAGGTGAGGCCGTTGGCGGTGCTGTGGGTGTCCTCCAGACCGAAACCGGAAAGGCGGACTTCCGGATCACGGTCCGGCACATCATCGCCATCCGCGTCAGGATAGAAGAGGAGATAGGGCGCGTGCATCACCCAGATGCCGCCGTGGCCGTGGAGCACGGAGTTCGCCATGTTCAGCCCGGTGAGGACGTTCTTGTGGCGGTCGTAGGTGCCGTCGCCGTCGGTGTCCTCATGCACGCTCACGATGTCCGCGCCCGGCGTGTGGTGCGGCGGCGCGGGTGGCACGCGGTCGTATTTC comes from the Luteolibacter sp. SL250 genome and includes:
- a CDS encoding PVC-type heme-binding CxxCH protein, giving the protein MKSTPSFPFRNAGAAVAGLLCLSPIASAEWVLQPVPAKGQTFGAKQPLWYRAHLHVAKSLVDPSSDAKDLWRESMTLALQDIPGPFKVYLNGTVIVDAKEAAADAPVRFKVPKDILKGDVFNTLAIRLEGKAAEKGLTHAPVFGGYLDEVRLDRDWLVQAGEPKDNNLQPLAQPPAAAAYTPKDWRPASTVLQAPAEPVRGKQVSPAEALTKLKPAPDLVVESLLHEPEVAQPTHVSFDARGRMWISQYRQYPYPAGLKMISRDAYYRGKYDRVPPAPPHHTPGADIVSVHEDTDGDGTYDRHKNVLTGLNMANSVLHGHGGIWVMHAPYLLFYPDADGDDVPDRDPEVRLSGFGLEDTHSTANGLTWGPDGWLYGAQGSTVSSHIDTTPGIDGTNKPLIYLEGCAVWRYHPATKAFEIFADGSGNTFGLHFDAEGRLFSGHNGGNTRGWHHIQDGLYLKQGTSPDKFGPPTNPYSFGELQDMATSHPIARFTHNIIMMEGTAIPEKWRGLLMGADPLHRKLTASTRIPAGSTFSTTDVDPALTSDDVTFRPVYLTPSPDGSITIADFREEYIAHGQNYQGQIDPFTGRIYRLRGKDLPLERGTDLSKKTDAELIATLSHSNLWHRQTAVRLLSERKATIPDAAALLSAPAGSAHPALEILWVLHQTGALDETLVLQCLRHPAPMVRAWTIRLLGDAKQLTPRIHKTILTLAATDPDAEVRCQILSTARRLGRDQALPLVAEILSRDIDARDAFIPMMAWFVLESHCKSSAAEVTGLFEQRPELWARSIVRTHITPRLMRRFAAAGTRTDLIRAARLLALASTPEDKAALMEGFGQAFQGRALPPLPPELAEEMAKLGKGSLHLRLRQKEAAALDEALAILSNPQAPAPERLQLARIFGEIQHPPARAALLAIATDAASPVDLANASLASLTLYDDSSIGAAVTAALPRLPRDRWDAALALLASRPASALSLVSAVESSAIPRDAISGDLLVRLRQHQDDALLSKLAILFPVKAPAARESFRPRIEEVKRILSAAPGDPYAGEAIYMERCAACHQLFHKGGNIGPNLTSYQREDLGTMLVSIVDPNAEIREGYGNHTVTTKDGRVLGGFLADQDSNVIVLRGFDGNDTTVPREQIADSKAAGLSLMPEGLLDQLSDKQMRDLFAYLRISQPISK